A region of Pseudarthrobacter sp. NIBRBAC000502770 DNA encodes the following proteins:
- a CDS encoding DUF4194 domain-containing protein, whose protein sequence is MTEVTHAQDSAPDATPGAASGVEHTFAVSPRDTFVDGAALFPGDTGVLSMKVRQALVKLLKGPYIDGGRDEKLWTVLLDNQVILRSRLSELFLALQLDHERKIAVLRPVDPEVIGGNTRSSILRQQRALSRVETIVLLRLRLLLDRHVTAQTDPTITREEITDLVAHYQPAGQQDALRDSDVVTRAITKLLARQLLLPTGLDDVYTISNALPLALPFENIGDIPAHIEALVAASADQSGTEPLLDLDGDAETNGTTSEEDDQ, encoded by the coding sequence TTTCGCAGTCTCCCCCCGCGATACCTTCGTTGACGGCGCGGCCTTGTTCCCCGGGGACACGGGCGTCCTGTCCATGAAGGTGCGGCAGGCCCTGGTGAAGCTCCTCAAGGGCCCTTACATTGACGGTGGCCGGGACGAAAAGCTCTGGACTGTGCTGCTGGACAACCAGGTGATCCTGCGCAGCCGCCTTTCCGAGCTGTTCCTGGCCCTGCAGCTGGACCATGAGCGGAAGATCGCCGTCCTGCGTCCCGTGGATCCGGAAGTGATCGGCGGCAATACCCGGTCCAGCATCCTGCGCCAGCAGCGCGCCCTCAGCCGGGTGGAAACCATCGTGCTGCTCCGGCTGCGCCTGCTGCTGGACCGGCACGTCACTGCCCAGACGGACCCCACCATCACCCGCGAGGAGATCACGGACCTGGTGGCGCACTACCAGCCCGCCGGGCAGCAGGACGCCCTGCGCGACTCCGATGTGGTCACCCGCGCCATCACCAAGCTCCTGGCCCGCCAGCTCCTGCTCCCTACTGGACTGGACGACGTCTACACCATCTCCAACGCCCTGCCCCTGGCCCTCCCGTTCGAAAACATCGGCGACATCCCGGCCCACATCGAAGCCCTCGTGGCGGCATCGGCAGACCAGTCAGGAACAGAACCGCTCCTGGATCTTGACGGCGACGCGGAGACGAACGGAACCACGTCCGAGGAGGATGACCAGTGA